The Psychromonas sp. MME1 genome window below encodes:
- a CDS encoding MBL fold metallo-hydrolase produces the protein MRLELLKVGHCFHPERMVLKGASWKPTEFPSIVSLIKHPSKGYIIFDTGYADHFTTATQPFPERFYRWITPMCLPDSERLVNQLAKKNIAAQDIKYIYISHFHADHIAGLKDFPNARFICSKLALQTIMQGSRLGNLLQGSLLSLLPDDFSKRTIFIEECKTIKISGKLSPFQYGYDVFNDGSLIAIALPGHAHGHYGLMVYRNKQPVFLIGDACWSIESIKEQRYPHPISQIILSNTREYYDTLDKLSRLHSQNSELTLLPSHCTQSYKAFYAGES, from the coding sequence ATGAGGTTAGAGTTATTAAAAGTAGGTCACTGCTTTCATCCAGAAAGGATGGTGTTAAAAGGGGCGAGTTGGAAACCAACGGAGTTTCCTTCGATTGTCAGCTTAATAAAGCATCCGAGTAAGGGCTATATTATATTTGATACAGGATATGCCGACCACTTTACGACTGCTACTCAGCCGTTTCCAGAGCGTTTTTATCGCTGGATAACGCCGATGTGTCTTCCTGATTCAGAGCGCCTTGTGAATCAGTTAGCAAAGAAGAATATTGCAGCACAAGATATTAAGTATATTTATATATCGCACTTTCATGCAGACCATATTGCTGGTTTGAAAGACTTTCCTAACGCTCGTTTTATATGTTCTAAATTGGCTTTACAAACCATAATGCAGGGATCTCGTTTGGGTAATCTATTGCAAGGTAGCTTGTTGAGTTTATTACCTGATGACTTTTCTAAACGTACTATTTTTATCGAAGAGTGTAAAACCATAAAAATATCAGGTAAGTTATCGCCATTTCAATATGGCTATGATGTATTTAATGACGGCTCTCTAATAGCAATAGCTTTACCTGGGCATGCCCATGGACATTATGGTTTGATGGTCTATCGCAATAAACAACCCGTTTTTTTGATTGGTGATGCATGCTGGTCCATTGAATCGATCAAAGAGCAGAGATATCCTCACCCGATCAGTCAGATAATTCTTAGTAATACGAGAGAGTACTACGACACACTAGACAAGCTGAGTCGGTTACATAGTCAAAATTCAGAGTTAACGCTTTTACCTTCACATTGCACCCAAAGTTATAAGGCCTTTTATGCTGGGGAAAGTTAA
- a CDS encoding NAD(P)-dependent oxidoreductase, with amino-acid sequence MMKILITGASGFVGGSFLKRFSDQEGIEIHGISRRPMPWDNYSQVDLSKGIDIDFKPDVVIHAAAHVSPWGSKKTFFEGNILSTENVIDFCEKNGHPKLIYISSSSVFYHDKPQFDITENSPIGPDFINDYAATKYAGEQCIQKYSGKKVILRPRAIFGPGDEVLFPRILKAAEKGKLPLFTTQEPVIGDLIYIDCLTDYMLFAAQSDSIQGDYNLTNDKPIEIQAVLLSVLSRLGYPQPKKKVSMKTAMRLAGIVEWCYRAFNIKNEPPITRYGVSVLANSKTFDVTKMLTDFGPPSMTIEQGIENFIQWELENV; translated from the coding sequence ATGATGAAAATTTTAATTACGGGTGCCTCTGGTTTTGTCGGTGGTAGCTTTTTGAAACGCTTCTCTGATCAAGAAGGCATTGAGATTCACGGGATATCTAGACGCCCTATGCCTTGGGATAATTATTCACAGGTGGATTTATCTAAAGGTATTGATATCGACTTTAAACCCGATGTTGTGATTCATGCTGCAGCACATGTATCTCCATGGGGAAGTAAGAAAACTTTTTTTGAAGGCAATATTTTGTCTACTGAAAATGTTATTGATTTTTGTGAAAAAAATGGCCATCCCAAACTTATTTATATATCATCCAGTTCGGTTTTTTATCACGATAAACCGCAGTTTGATATTACCGAAAATAGTCCAATTGGCCCTGATTTTATTAACGATTATGCGGCGACTAAATATGCTGGTGAACAGTGTATTCAAAAGTATTCTGGAAAAAAAGTTATATTAAGGCCTCGGGCAATCTTTGGTCCTGGTGATGAAGTATTATTTCCTCGTATTCTAAAAGCAGCTGAAAAAGGAAAATTGCCACTATTTACGACACAAGAGCCTGTGATAGGTGATTTAATTTATATTGATTGCTTAACAGACTACATGTTGTTTGCTGCGCAGTCTGACTCTATTCAGGGAGACTACAATCTCACCAATGATAAACCGATAGAAATACAAGCCGTTTTGCTTTCGGTACTTTCTCGTCTTGGATATCCTCAACCGAAGAAAAAAGTCAGTATGAAAACTGCAATGAGGTTGGCTGGGATTGTTGAATGGTGCTATCGCGCTTTCAACATTAAAAATGAGCCGCCAATCACTCGTTACGGAGTGAGTGTTTTGGCTAATTCAAAAACATTTGATGTTACTAAAATGCTAACTGATTTCGGTCCACCGTCAATGACCATTGAGCAAGGCATTGAAAACTTTATTCAGTGGGAATTAGAAAATGTTTAA
- a CDS encoding glycosyltransferase: MFNILIACLYLSLQLFKKLSARSYCKTVILPQKPVLLENVAIFQPILSGDASLSWTLESNLLILKEACFYWLVDDEDPVGHEIVDELIKRHHDKNIVKLSFPEAPESINPKLFKLNAVLSQCQQDYCIVLDDDTTLPEPSLQMMLADLAHCELVTGLPQYREQGDFYSRLLAAFVNNNASFTYLSLLPYMKPITINGMCYGFKREQLNTIGGFEPILGCLTDDLAMAEHVLSHGGTIRQTTFIQLIATSVDDAKHYFRQMHRWYVFANILFFKQNNKTKAIIFSLHGLPSLLLLSLWFTLFFNFSVISASTLLITLIVRQWIIAGSMKGLLLSVLSESLQTLHLVHAFMSKKIRWRNRFYRVDSNSQFTSIKK, translated from the coding sequence ATGTTTAATATTTTGATCGCTTGTCTTTATCTATCACTACAACTGTTTAAAAAGCTTAGCGCACGATCTTATTGTAAAACAGTCATTTTGCCCCAAAAGCCTGTTTTATTAGAGAACGTCGCCATTTTTCAACCCATACTTAGTGGTGATGCTAGCTTGTCATGGACACTAGAAAGCAATCTTCTTATTCTGAAAGAGGCCTGCTTTTACTGGTTGGTTGATGACGAAGATCCCGTAGGGCATGAAATAGTTGATGAGCTTATTAAGCGACATCATGATAAAAATATCGTTAAATTATCTTTCCCCGAAGCACCTGAAAGTATTAATCCCAAGCTGTTTAAGTTAAATGCAGTGTTATCGCAGTGTCAGCAAGACTATTGCATAGTGCTTGATGACGATACCACTTTACCTGAGCCATCATTACAGATGATGTTAGCCGACTTAGCACACTGTGAATTAGTCACTGGCTTGCCACAATACCGTGAACAAGGTGATTTCTATTCACGCTTACTTGCGGCTTTTGTTAATAATAATGCTTCATTTACCTATTTATCTTTGCTTCCTTATATGAAACCAATAACGATTAATGGCATGTGTTATGGATTTAAACGAGAACAGTTAAATACAATAGGTGGCTTTGAACCCATTCTTGGTTGTTTGACGGATGATCTTGCGATGGCAGAACATGTTTTATCCCATGGTGGTACGATACGTCAAACTACGTTTATTCAGCTAATAGCAACCTCGGTTGATGACGCAAAGCATTATTTTAGGCAAATGCACCGTTGGTATGTGTTTGCTAATATTTTATTCTTTAAACAGAACAATAAAACTAAAGCCATTATTTTCTCACTGCACGGGTTACCGTCCTTATTATTGTTAAGCTTATGGTTTACGTTATTTTTTAACTTTTCAGTTATTAGTGCTTCGACACTACTCATAACGCTGATAGTACGACAGTGGATTATTGCCGGGAGTATGAAAGGTCTGTTGTTATCTGTTTTATCAGAAAGTTTACAAACACTTCATTTAGTACATGCATTTATGAGTAAAAAAATACGCTGGAGAAATCGTTTTTATCGTGTGGATTCCAATAGCCAATTTACCAGTATTAAAAAGTAA
- a CDS encoding glycosyltransferase — protein MRLFKRSAFYLCKKTIRSLGLDNIYREDGTEVIYSKHCILCLGYQDFEFSKNWPKAAKFVGPMLYTPEITDEPAHEAPMFQENKRYVLVTLGTHLDWCKKGIYQEVEKLSIQFPDVVFHFTDGNANNDSYAKSHNQCFRFSYINYECYLPKYDFVIHHGGAGILYYCLQFEKPCIVIPQDYDQFDHAARLEALNLSIWVKNVKEISIALQTLLMGSCVAQSIKSFNERYANKNHNLALLGLVESEIKRRDIENSGEQLYPVNTFF, from the coding sequence GTGAGGCTATTTAAACGAAGTGCTTTTTATTTATGCAAAAAAACTATTCGTTCTTTAGGTCTAGATAATATTTACCGAGAAGATGGCACAGAAGTTATCTATTCAAAACATTGTATTTTATGCCTTGGCTATCAAGATTTTGAGTTTTCAAAAAACTGGCCAAAGGCGGCTAAATTTGTTGGTCCTATGCTTTATACTCCTGAAATCACAGATGAACCTGCACATGAAGCCCCTATGTTTCAGGAAAATAAACGCTATGTGCTAGTAACTCTTGGAACGCACCTCGATTGGTGTAAAAAAGGTATATATCAGGAAGTTGAAAAACTATCGATACAATTTCCCGATGTGGTATTTCATTTTACCGATGGGAATGCCAATAACGATAGTTATGCCAAAAGTCATAATCAATGCTTTAGGTTTTCTTACATCAATTATGAATGTTACTTACCAAAATACGATTTTGTGATCCATCATGGTGGCGCTGGCATTTTGTATTATTGTCTTCAGTTCGAGAAGCCCTGCATCGTCATTCCTCAAGACTATGATCAATTCGACCATGCAGCTCGTTTAGAAGCCTTAAACCTTTCTATCTGGGTTAAAAATGTTAAAGAGATATCAATAGCACTTCAGACCTTACTAATGGGTAGCTGTGTTGCTCAAAGTATAAAAAGTTTTAATGAGCGGTACGCTAACAAGAACCATAATTTAGCACTATTAGGCTTGGTTGAATCGGAGATAAAGAGACGTGATATTGAAAATTCTGGAGAACAATTATATCCAGTTAACACTTTCTTCTAA
- a CDS encoding DUF1837 domain-containing protein translates to MGELILFTLLDVYLLAPKLLSKVSMKTNPRMPVYGADAVHGQIVDGELRGYLGESKLYKNFKSAASEATKSIKSAKDKYEDEFDLLDSHMDFPNLDEKLESQILQLLNPYTATQAIDKIHYDVIFC, encoded by the coding sequence TTGGGAGAACTGATATTGTTTACCTTACTTGACGTATATCTATTAGCTCCTAAGTTATTGAGTAAAGTATCAATGAAAACCAACCCTAGAATGCCTGTATACGGAGCGGATGCTGTTCATGGTCAGATTGTTGATGGAGAGTTGAGGGGGTATTTGGGAGAGTCGAAGCTTTATAAAAATTTTAAATCAGCAGCCTCAGAAGCAACTAAATCAATTAAGAGTGCTAAAGATAAATATGAGGATGAATTTGACTTGCTTGACAGTCATATGGACTTTCCGAATTTAGATGAAAAATTAGAAAGTCAGATTTTACAGCTTTTGAATCCATATACGGCTACACAAGCCATTGATAAAATTCACTATGACGTTATCTTTTGCTAG
- a CDS encoding LysR family transcriptional regulator, which produces MKYSLKQLAVFDAVAMHESVSAAARQLSMTQSAVSMSLSQLEHVLDRPLFIRQGNRLALSHWGRWLRPKAKHLLQEAMQIELGLHDQQIISGNLTICSSQTPAKHILPKLISKIDEDFPELHLDLMVENTDSVIQCLLNYECDLGMVEGRIDHTGLHQQKLLDDHLVIFCNPNHPYAKLNKVNSAQLEQAKWVMREIGAGTRRIFDGAIHGIIEHIDVCKIYESVQVLKALVENGVYLSCLPYLDVAQEVEKGDLVILSTPQLNMDRSISFIWRKNTGENPLRDCVLREAQRLVSNSKKAKTR; this is translated from the coding sequence ATGAAGTATTCATTAAAACAATTAGCGGTGTTTGATGCCGTTGCTATGCATGAAAGTGTTAGTGCAGCTGCGCGGCAGTTATCAATGACTCAGTCTGCTGTTAGTATGTCCCTTTCTCAATTAGAGCACGTACTTGATAGACCATTATTTATTAGGCAAGGGAACCGACTTGCTTTAAGTCATTGGGGGCGTTGGTTAAGGCCAAAGGCAAAACATTTATTACAAGAGGCAATGCAAATTGAACTCGGGTTACACGACCAACAGATTATTAGTGGTAATTTAACAATTTGTTCTAGTCAAACACCTGCCAAACATATATTACCTAAATTAATTAGTAAAATTGATGAAGATTTTCCTGAACTGCATTTAGATTTAATGGTGGAGAATACTGATTCTGTTATTCAATGCCTATTAAATTATGAATGTGATTTGGGAATGGTTGAGGGGCGTATTGACCATACAGGTCTTCATCAGCAAAAATTGCTTGATGACCACTTAGTTATCTTTTGCAACCCTAATCATCCTTATGCCAAATTAAATAAAGTGAATAGTGCGCAATTAGAGCAAGCGAAATGGGTGATGCGTGAGATAGGGGCGGGTACTCGACGTATTTTTGATGGCGCTATCCACGGTATAATTGAACATATTGATGTATGTAAAATTTATGAAAGTGTTCAAGTATTAAAAGCGTTAGTGGAAAATGGTGTGTATTTAAGTTGCTTACCTTATCTAGATGTTGCACAGGAGGTTGAAAAGGGGGATTTAGTTATATTGTCAACACCTCAATTGAATATGGATAGAAGTATTTCATTTATATGGCGAAAAAATACGGGTGAAAATCCATTAAGGGATTGTGTTCTAAGAGAAGCACAACGTTTAGTGTCAAATTCTAAAAAAGCAAAAACAAGGTAA
- the focA gene encoding formate transporter FocA, with protein MPGAFIAIAFVFYITVTTGASNTPWGLIRLAGGIAFSLGLILVVVCGGELFTSTVLSCVAWAQGLCSTGQLLKCWGRVYLGNLVGAAIMLALVITARMHLLDGGQWGINALQIAQHKLEHTWAQAFALGILCNLLVCLGTWMTFSSKDTLAKSMLLILPVAMFVSSGFEHSIANMFMVPLGLTIKSISDPAFYINHGLLITDFAHLTWSNFILHNLIPVTLGNIVGGGLFVGIGYWLIDREKTTPTNKKTTNNKQLTPLGDIDIMKTTLQHITVKDIMNKTPLLLTQTQDIYQALALLTENDLSAAPVVDKAQQLLGFISKQDLLRHLWSEEYSIKLECQISDIMQTEILTVDAAQPITTLLEFMVVDKDKLFPVSGSGMLISNQYQSYDQRLKSASAQRPSIYPVTEQGRLVGVISRSELAKFVVKQYTPNDQCKIEAA; from the coding sequence TTGCCAGGCGCATTCATCGCTATTGCATTTGTTTTTTATATCACAGTTACCACTGGTGCGAGCAATACCCCATGGGGACTGATTCGATTAGCAGGTGGCATAGCATTCAGCTTAGGTTTAATCCTTGTTGTAGTCTGTGGCGGAGAATTATTTACCAGTACGGTATTAAGCTGTGTAGCGTGGGCTCAGGGATTATGTTCAACAGGACAGCTCTTGAAATGCTGGGGACGCGTCTATTTAGGTAATCTAGTCGGAGCGGCGATAATGTTAGCGTTGGTCATCACTGCTCGCATGCACCTTTTAGATGGTGGGCAGTGGGGGATCAATGCATTACAAATAGCACAACATAAACTTGAACATACTTGGGCACAGGCTTTCGCTCTCGGCATTTTATGTAATCTACTCGTTTGTTTAGGTACATGGATGACGTTTAGCAGCAAAGATACTTTAGCTAAGTCCATGTTACTGATATTGCCAGTTGCCATGTTTGTTAGCAGTGGTTTTGAACACAGTATTGCCAACATGTTTATGGTGCCCCTTGGTCTTACGATTAAATCGATCAGCGATCCCGCTTTTTATATTAATCACGGTCTATTGATAACTGATTTTGCTCATCTCACATGGTCTAACTTCATTTTACACAACCTTATTCCAGTAACGCTGGGCAATATTGTTGGGGGTGGCTTATTCGTAGGTATCGGATATTGGTTGATAGACAGAGAAAAAACCACACCAACAAACAAAAAAACAACAAATAATAAACAATTAACCCCTTTAGGAGATATAGACATTATGAAAACAACATTACAGCACATAACAGTAAAAGATATCATGAATAAAACACCTTTACTGCTAACACAAACTCAAGATATTTACCAAGCACTCGCTTTATTAACCGAAAATGATCTTAGCGCTGCCCCAGTAGTCGATAAAGCACAACAACTGCTTGGTTTTATCTCAAAACAAGATCTTTTAAGACACCTCTGGTCTGAAGAATATTCAATAAAACTAGAATGCCAAATTAGTGATATTATGCAAACAGAGATCCTAACTGTTGATGCCGCACAACCCATCACGACTCTGCTTGAGTTCATGGTAGTCGACAAAGATAAATTATTCCCAGTGAGTGGCTCAGGCATGTTAATCAGCAATCAATATCAAAGTTATGATCAACGTTTGAAATCAGCATCAGCACAACGACCTTCTATATATCCTGTAACAGAGCAAGGCCGATTAGTTGGAGTTATTTCTCGCAGTGAACTCGCAAAATTCGTAGTTAAGCAGTATACACCTAATGACCAATGTAAAATTGAAGCGGCTTAG
- the uvrY gene encoding UvrY/SirA/GacA family response regulator transcription factor — protein MINILLVDDHELVRTGIRRIIDDVRGMKVIGEADSGEAAVKWCRNNHPDVVLMDMNMPGIGGLDAMSKILRINEDIKIIMLTMHTENPFPAKVMQAGAAGYLSKAACPDEVLNAIRAVNSGQRYLAPEIAQQMALSQIVPDNEDPFRVLSERELQIMMMITKGQRVVDISEQLSLSSKTINSYRYRLFEKLGVNGDVELTHLAIRYGMLDADKL, from the coding sequence GTGATAAATATCCTGTTGGTCGATGACCATGAGTTAGTTCGTACAGGGATTCGCCGTATCATTGATGATGTTCGAGGCATGAAAGTAATTGGAGAAGCAGATAGTGGTGAGGCAGCTGTAAAATGGTGTCGTAATAATCATCCTGATGTTGTGTTGATGGATATGAATATGCCCGGTATAGGCGGCTTAGATGCGATGAGTAAAATTCTACGCATTAATGAAGATATTAAAATTATCATGCTTACCATGCATACTGAAAATCCATTTCCAGCTAAGGTCATGCAAGCAGGGGCCGCTGGGTATTTAAGTAAAGCCGCCTGTCCAGATGAAGTGCTTAATGCTATTCGAGCGGTCAATTCAGGACAGCGCTACTTAGCACCAGAAATAGCACAACAAATGGCGCTTTCGCAGATTGTTCCTGATAATGAAGATCCGTTTAGAGTGCTTTCTGAGCGAGAGTTGCAAATTATGATGATGATAACTAAGGGACAGCGTGTTGTGGATATATCTGAGCAACTTAGCCTCAGTTCAAAAACCATTAACAGCTATCGTTATCGACTATTTGAGAAGCTTGGTGTTAACGGCGATGTTGAATTAACCCATTTAGCTATTCGATATGGCATGCTTGATGCTGACAAACTTTAA
- the uvrC gene encoding excinuclease ABC subunit UvrC: MTLFSAEDFLATVTTQPGVYRMFNRQHEVIYVGKAKNLQKRLSSYFSLTQKHPKTLALVSHIANIEVTVTHTETEALILEHNFIKQYKPKYNVLLRDDKSYPYLFLSAHKHPQLTLVRAQNRKRKGTYFGPYPSGGAVRESLHLMQKLFPIRQCEDSYYSNRSRPCLQYQLKRCLGPCVKAMTEQEYSHQVKLATEFLQGKSQQVIEQLVEEMEQASHSLEFEKAAQRRDQIQSLKKVQEQQWVSGDIEQLDIIGFVYQHGVASLHLLFVRQGRILGSRNYFPKTPKNSSKDEILSSFLSQFYLSGQNGRAIPKEIILSDDFSERAVFTELFSDYCGYKCQLKIDVRGQRSQFVKLAITNAQIALTTHFNQKNSIQKRYLLLEEKLELTTSIERMECYDISHMMGEKTVASCVVFNREGAAKSAYRRFNISGITPGDDYAAMAQVLGRRFKALQTVENTPDIIFIDGGLGQLSQAENIISSLAHNFPDKVPLLIGIAKGVTRKAGLETLIIGYSHDILEIPEDSPALHLIQQIRDESHRFAIMGHRQQRDKKRRTSSLEGIAGVGVKRRQLLLNHFGGIQGIKSASIDELAKIPGISLPLAENIYEALHS; encoded by the coding sequence ATGACTCTATTTTCTGCAGAAGATTTTTTAGCGACAGTTACCACTCAACCGGGCGTTTATCGTATGTTTAACCGTCAGCATGAGGTTATCTACGTCGGCAAAGCAAAAAATTTACAAAAACGTTTGAGTAGTTATTTTAGCCTGACTCAAAAACACCCAAAAACCCTCGCCTTGGTTAGCCATATTGCTAATATTGAAGTGACCGTTACCCATACAGAGACGGAAGCGTTAATATTAGAGCATAATTTTATTAAGCAATATAAGCCTAAATATAATGTGTTATTGCGCGATGATAAATCTTACCCGTACCTTTTTCTCAGCGCTCATAAGCATCCTCAATTGACGCTCGTTAGAGCCCAAAACCGTAAGCGAAAAGGAACTTATTTTGGCCCCTACCCCAGTGGTGGTGCGGTAAGGGAAAGCTTACATCTAATGCAAAAATTATTTCCAATTCGCCAATGCGAAGATAGTTATTATAGTAATCGCTCTCGCCCTTGCTTACAGTATCAGTTAAAACGTTGCCTTGGACCATGTGTAAAGGCGATGACAGAGCAGGAGTATAGCCATCAGGTAAAGCTGGCAACGGAGTTTTTACAGGGTAAAAGTCAGCAGGTTATTGAGCAGCTGGTGGAGGAAATGGAGCAGGCCAGTCACTCATTAGAGTTTGAAAAGGCGGCTCAACGCCGTGATCAAATTCAATCCTTGAAAAAGGTTCAAGAACAACAATGGGTAAGTGGTGATATTGAGCAACTTGATATTATTGGATTTGTTTACCAACATGGCGTGGCGAGTCTGCATCTGTTATTTGTTCGCCAAGGACGTATTTTAGGAAGTCGTAATTATTTTCCAAAAACCCCTAAAAACTCGAGCAAAGATGAAATACTGAGCTCTTTTTTGAGTCAATTTTATCTTTCCGGGCAGAATGGACGAGCCATTCCCAAGGAAATTATATTGAGTGATGATTTCTCTGAACGGGCTGTTTTTACTGAACTCTTTAGTGATTATTGTGGTTATAAATGTCAATTGAAAATCGATGTGCGTGGTCAACGCAGTCAGTTTGTTAAGCTCGCAATCACCAATGCTCAAATTGCATTAACTACTCACTTTAATCAAAAAAATAGTATTCAAAAGCGTTATCTATTGTTAGAAGAGAAATTAGAGTTGACCACCTCTATAGAGCGTATGGAGTGTTATGATATTTCTCATATGATGGGAGAAAAAACGGTCGCTTCCTGTGTCGTATTTAACCGAGAGGGGGCGGCTAAGTCAGCATACCGACGTTTCAATATTAGTGGTATAACGCCTGGTGATGATTATGCGGCAATGGCTCAAGTATTAGGCCGTCGTTTTAAAGCGTTGCAGACAGTGGAAAATACGCCTGATATTATTTTCATTGATGGTGGGCTTGGGCAACTTAGCCAAGCTGAAAATATTATTAGTTCATTAGCGCATAATTTTCCAGATAAAGTCCCTTTATTGATTGGTATTGCGAAGGGAGTGACGCGTAAGGCGGGATTAGAGACTTTAATTATTGGTTATAGCCATGATATTTTAGAAATTCCCGAGGATTCCCCTGCGTTACATTTAATACAGCAAATTCGTGATGAGTCACATCGCTTTGCGATAATGGGGCACCGTCAACAGCGTGATAAAAAAAGGCGCACCAGTAGCTTAGAAGGGATCGCTGGCGTCGGAGTAAAACGCAGGCAATTATTACTTAACCATTTTGGTGGGATACAGGGGATTAAATCTGCCAGTATTGATGAATTAGCCAAAATTCCAGGCATTAGTCTACCACTGGCAGAAAATATTTATGAAGCGTTACATTCATAA
- the pgsA gene encoding CDP-diacylglycerol--glycerol-3-phosphate 3-phosphatidyltransferase, which yields MLNIPNILTAFRIFLIPIFVLLYYLPFHWSAPAAAFIFWLAGITDVLDGYLARRLNQQTSFGAFLDPVADKIMVAVSLVMIVEHYAVIWITIPAMIMICREIIISALREWMAELGQRASVAVSWVGKIKTAAQMLALFLLIWQHSIEMEWVGFFCLYIATVLTLWSMVVYLKAAWPSLKSSR from the coding sequence ATGCTAAACATTCCAAATATTTTAACCGCTTTTCGAATTTTTCTGATCCCCATTTTTGTGTTGCTATATTATCTACCTTTTCATTGGTCTGCCCCAGCGGCCGCTTTTATTTTTTGGTTAGCTGGTATCACAGATGTATTGGATGGTTATCTTGCGCGTCGTCTTAATCAACAAACCTCTTTTGGTGCTTTTTTGGATCCCGTTGCCGATAAAATAATGGTGGCGGTTTCCTTAGTGATGATTGTTGAGCATTATGCGGTTATCTGGATCACCATTCCGGCGATGATTATGATATGTCGTGAAATTATTATATCCGCATTAAGAGAGTGGATGGCTGAGTTAGGACAACGTGCCAGTGTTGCTGTTTCTTGGGTTGGGAAAATTAAAACAGCCGCACAGATGCTCGCGTTATTCCTACTTATTTGGCAACATTCCATTGAAATGGAGTGGGTTGGCTTCTTCTGTTTATATATTGCAACGGTCTTGACGCTTTGGTCAATGGTGGTTTATCTAAAGGCTGCATGGCCATCATTGAAATCAAGTCGATGA